Proteins co-encoded in one Oncorhynchus kisutch isolate 150728-3 linkage group LG1, Okis_V2, whole genome shotgun sequence genomic window:
- the LOC109890699 gene encoding calpain-2 catalytic subunit, whose translation MSGMASNLAKKRALAAGFGTNANAVKYLNQDFEALRAQCLSRGGLFSDPTFAAAPESLGFNELGPGSYKTRAVQWKRPGELCSSPEFIVGGATRTDICQGALGDCWLLAAIASLTLNEDVMARVVPVGQSFGESYAGIFHFQFWQFGEWVDVVIDDRLPTKDGELLFVHSAEGSEFWSALLEKAYAKVNGCYEALSGGSTTEGFEDFTGGIAENYDLRKPPPNMFQIIKKAIESGALLGCSIDITSAADSEAVTRQKLVKGHAYSLTGAVEVTYRGRKEKLIRIRNPWGQVEWTGAWSDSSSEWNSVDDSERQNVKADDGEFWMSFTEFLRHYSRIEICTLTPDTLTDDSVKHWSVCNYDGSWRKGSTAGGCRNHAYTFWMNPQFVIRLDEEDDDPDDNEVGCSFVVGLIQKNRRRLRKVGEDMHTIGFAIYEVPSQFHGQREVHLDKNYFLTHAQKARSETFVNLREVSTRFKMPPGEYLIVPSTFEPHLNGDFCIRVFSEKQTETRPCDDPVKADLDDETVSDAEVDAGFRGLFTKLAGDDMEISAAELKTIMNKIVSKRTDIKTDGFSLETCRIMVNLMDDSGNGKLGLGEFATLWKKVQKYLGIYKKNDMDNSGTMSTPEMRMALKEAGFTLNNGIYQILVARYAEPDMTIDFDNFVACLMRLDMMFRVFMKIDAHDSGSIELDFHQWLTFTMI comes from the exons ATGTCTGGAATGGCGTCTAACCTAGCTAAAAAGCGGGCATTGGCTGCAGGGTTTGGCACTAATGCTAATGCGGTGAAATATCTCAATCAGGATTTTGAAGCGCTTAGAGCGCAATGTTTAAGTCGAGGAGGGCTATTCTCGGATCCAACTTTCGCAGCCGCACCCGAATCTTTGGGCTTTAATGAACTCGGACCAGGCTCGTACAAAACTAGAGCAGTGCAATGGAAAAGGCCAGGA GAGTTGTGCTCAAGTCCAGAGTTCATTGTTGGAGGAGCCACCAGAACAGATATCTGTCAAGGAGCTCTAG GTGACTGTTGGCTTTTAGCTGCCATTGCCTCTTTGACACTCAATGAAGATGTCATGGCTAGAGTGGTCCCCGTTGGACAGAGCTTTGGGGAAAGTTACGCTGGCATTTTTCATTTTCAG TTTTGGCAGTTTGGGGAGTGGGTGGATGTTGTCATTGATGACAGGCTGCCAACAAAAGATGGAGAGCTGCTGTTTGTTCACTCAGCTGAGGGCTCAGAGTTCTGGAGTGCACTGTTGGAGAAGGCCTACGCCAA GGTGAATGGCTGCTACGAGGCCCTGTCTGGGGGCTCCACCACTGAGGGCTTTGAGGACTTCACTGGTGGCATTGCAGAGAACTACGACCTGAGGAAACCCCCTCCGAACATGTTCCAGATTATTAAGAAGGCAATTGAGTCAGGGGCTCTGCTTGGCTGCTCCATTGAC ATAACCAGCGCCGCTGATTCTGAGGCAGTCACACGACAGAAGCTGGTGAAAGGGCATGCCTACTCCCTAACAGGGGCTGTTGAG GTGACCTATCGTGGCCGTAAGGAGAAGCTGATCAGGATACGTAACCCTTGGGGTCAAGTGGAGTGGACAGGGGCTTGGAGTGACAG CTCCTCAGAGTGGAACTCCGTTGATGATTCAGAGCGCCAGAACGTCAAAGCTGATGATGGAGAATTCTG GATGTCATTTACAGAGTTCCTGCGGCATTACTCTCGCATAGAGATTTGCACTCTGACCCCAGATACACTAACGGATGACTCTGTGAAGCACTGGAGTGTGTGTAACTATGATGGTAGCTGGAGGAAGGGTTCCACTGCTGGGGGGTGCAGGAACCACGCCT ACACCTTCTGGATGAACCCCCAGTTTGTGATCAGGCtggatgaggaggatgatgacCCTGATGATAACGAGGTGGGCTGCAGCTTCGTGGTGGGCCTGATCCAGAAGAACCGGCGCCGGCTGAGGAAAGTAGGCGAAGACATGCACACCATTGGCTTCGCCATCTATGAG GTTCCATCACAG TTTCATGGTCAGAGGGAGGTTCACCTGGACAAGAATTATTTCCTGACACATGCTCAAAAGGCCCGGTCTGAGACCTTCGTCAACCTTCGGGAGGTTAGCACCCGCTTCAAAATGCCCCCTGGGGAGTACCTCATTGTGCCCTCCACCTTCGAGCCGCACCTAAATGGTGACTTCTGCATCCGTGTTTTCTCAGAGAAGCAGACTGAGACTCG ACCATGTGACGATCCTGTCAAGGCAGACTTAGATGAT GAGACTGTATCTGATGCTGAAGTCGACGCAGGATTTAGAGGCTTGTTTACAAAGCTTGCAGGAGAT GACATGGAGATCTCTGCAGCAGAGCTGAAAACCATCATGAATAAGATTGTCTCCAAAC GAACTGACATCAAAACAGATGGCTTCAGTCTTGAAACCTGTAGAATCATGGTCAACCTCATGGAT GACAGTGGGAATGGAAAATTGGGCCTTGGGGAATTCGCTACTCTGTGGAAGAAAGTGCAGAAATACCTG GGTATCTATAAGAAGAATGACATGGACAATTCAGGCACCATGAGTACTCCAGAGATGCGTATGGCCCTGAAAGAAGCAG GCTTCACTTTGAACAATGGCATTTATCAGATCCTCGTGGCTCGCTACGCTGAGCCAGACATGACCATCGACTTTGACAACTTTGTGGCCTGCCTTATGCGTCTGGATATGATGTTCA GAGTCTTTATGAAGATTGATGCTCATGACAGTGGCTCCATTGAGCTCGACTTCCATCAG TGGCTAACATTTACGATGATCTAG